A stretch of Rhinoderma darwinii isolate aRhiDar2 chromosome 4, aRhiDar2.hap1, whole genome shotgun sequence DNA encodes these proteins:
- the LOC142760723 gene encoding alpha-1,4-N-acetylglucosaminyltransferase-like, whose protein sequence is MTITKHFRILQFILLLICSGFLYKVIYQKSNAFYFSEFFIKGTGPDFFNENDILNRGDGIIFLETTDTLQPKPLVLCAIESAARVYHDRPVVFFMKGLKEVDSDGEKRSLKYFPTLKSLDNIYILPLILDDTLNSTPFLPWYNKIIPEQEKYWIHNIADSCRLALMWKFGGIYMDTDIISIRPVPYQNFVAAEYPQSSSNGVFGFSPRHNFTWKCMERFVQDYNGEIWGHQGPYLFTHVLKQSCDLPVFKDLEDINCGNISFLNPQRFYPIAYGVWRQYYEVWDKLPTFNDSYAVHLWNYMNHKEHRTMVPGSNTLVEHLYKKHCPSTYGAIQRNESIYL, encoded by the exons ATGACAATCACGAAACACTTCAGGATACTTCAATTTATATTATTGTTGATTTGTTCTGGATTTCTCTACAAAGTCATCTATCAAAAAAGCAATGCTTTCTACTTCTCAGAATTTTTTATAAAAGGCACAGGTCCAGATTTCTTCAATGAGAAT GACATCCTAAATCGTGGAGATGGAATCATATTTCTGGAGACTACAGATACACTGCAACCAAAACCATTGGTTTTGTGTGCTATTGAGTCAGCGGCTCGTGTATATCACGATAGACCGGTAGTCTtcttcatgaaagggttaaaagaagTAGATTCAGACGGTGAGAAACGATCGCTAAAATATTTCCCAACCCTAAAATCTCTGGATAACATATACATTTTACCTCTGATATTGGATGACACTTTGAACAGCACACCATTTCTTCCATGGTATAACAAG ATTATTCCAGAGCAAGAAAAGTACTGGATTCACAATATTGCAGACAGCTGTAGGTTGGCTCTTATGTGGAAATTTGGtggcatttatatggatacagacATCATCTCTATTCGGCCAGTTCCTTATCAAAACTTTGTGGCTGCGGAGTATCCTCAGAGTTCTAGTAATGGCGTCTTTGGATTTTCTCCCCGACATAATTTTACATGGAAGTGTATGGAACGTTTTGTGCAAGATTATAACGGTGAAATATGGGGACATCAAGGACCATATCTCTTTACCCATGTTCTAAAACAATCATGTGATTTACCAGTTTTTAAAGACTTAGAAGATATCAATTGTGGAAACATTTCTTTCTTGAACCCTCAACGATTTTACCCCATTGCGTATGGAGTTTGGAGACAATATTACGAGGTTTGGGACAAATTGCCAACGTTCAATGACTCTTATGCCGTTCACTTATGGAACTACATGAACCACAAGGAACACAGAACTATGGTTCCTGGTAGTAATACATTGGTGGAGCATCTCTACAAAAAGCATTGTCCTTCCACATATGGAGCGATACAAAGAAATGAGAGCATTTACCTATAG